GGCCCAACGGCGCGGGCAAGACCACCGCCGTGCGGATCCTGTCCACCCTGATCCGCGCCGACGGCGGAAGCGCGGCCGTCGCCGGGCACGACGTCGCGGCCGAGCCGGACGGCGTGCGCGCCGCCATCGGGGTCACCGGGCAGTTCTCCGCGGTGGACAACCTGCTGACCGGCGAGGAGAACCTGCTGCTGATGGCGGACCTGCACCACCTCGGCCGCGCCGACGGCCGGCGGAAGACGGCCGAGCTGCTCGAGCGGTTCGACCTCGTCGACTCCGCGCGGAAGCTCGTCTCGACGTACTCCGGCGGGATGCGGCGACGGCTCGACCTGGCGATGACCCTCACCGGGCAGCCGCGCGTGCTCTTCCTCGACGAACCCACCGCCGGCCTCGACCCCCGCAGCCGGCACACGATGTGGCGGATCATCCGGGACCTCGTCGCCGGTGGTGTCACCGTCTTCCTGACCACGCAGTACCTGGAGGAAGCCGACGAACTGGCCGATCGGGTCGCCGTGCTCGACCACGGCCGCGTCGTCGCCGAGGGCACGCCGGAGGAGCTCAAGCGCCGCGTTCCCGGCGGCCACGTCCGGCTGCAGTTCGCCGACGTCGCGGACCTCGGCGCCGCCGCCCGGGCGCTGGGCGAAGGGACGCCCGACGAGTCCACGCTCACGCTGCAGGTGCCCGGCGACGGCGGGATCGGTTCGCTGCGGGCCCTGCTCGACCGGCTGGACGGCGCCGCGGTCGAAGTCGGCAGCCTGTCCGTGCACACCCCCGACCTCGACGACGTCTTCTTCGCCCTCACGACCCGGAAGGACGCCGTCCGATGAGCACCCTGGCCCTCACCGCGCGCGACTCGGCCACCATGCTGCGGCGCAACCTCCGGCACCTGCGCCGCTACCCGGGGATGATGATCATGTCCCTCGGCATGCCGGTGCTGCTGCTCCTGCTGTTCGTCGGCGTCTTCGGCGGCGCCATGCAGGCAGGTGTCGGTTCCGGGCAGTACATCGACTACGTGGTGTCCGGGATCCTGCTGATGACCGTCGGCTACGGCGCTTCGATGACGGCGCTTTCGGTGAACCGCGACATGACCGAAGGGATCATCTCCCGGTTCCGGACGATGGCGATCGCGCGGGTGTCGGTGCTGACCGGGCACGTGCTGGGCGCGGTGCTGCGGACGGTGGTGAGCGCCGCGCTGGTGGTCTTGGTGGCGCTGCTGTTCGGCTTCCGGCCCGCCGCGGGCGCCGGGGGCTGGTTCGCCGCGTTCGGCGTCGTGGTCCTGCTCGCGCTCGCGCTCACCTGGCTCGCGGTCGCGGTCGGGCTGCTGGCGAAGAACGCCGAAGGCGCGAACCTGTTCATCCTGGTCGTGCAGGTGCTGCCGTTCGTCAGCAGCGCGTTCGTGCCCCCGGACTCGATGTCCGGCGCGGTGCGGTGGTTCGCCCGCCACGAGCCCTTCACCCCGGTGATCGACACGCTGCGCGGGGCGCTGCTGGGAACCCCGGTGGGAGACAGCGGCTGGATCGCGGTCGCGTGGTGCGCCGGGTTCGCGGTGGCCGGGTACGTCTGGGCGCGGGCGCTGTTCAGGCGGGATCCCGCCGCCTGAGTTCGGCGAGTGCCGCGGCCCGCAGCTCTTCGCGGCCGAGGCCGGCGTACTCCGACACCGCGTCGGCGTACGCCGGCCCGTCGGCCTCCTGGGCCAGCGCGCGGACGCGAGCCGAGGACATCGTCGGGTGGAACCCGCGGACGAACCGGAAGCGCTCGGCGAGGGCGATCATCCGCACCGCGCCGGTCCGGCCGCGGTCGAGGTCGGCCAGCGCCACGGCGAGCAGGAGGGCACCGCAGATCGGGAAGGACGCGCCGGCGTCCTCGAGCAGGTCCGGCAGTGCGCGCCGGAGGTCGTCGGTGATCTCCGCGACGAGGTCGAGCCGGTGGTGCCGGGCGTGCGCGACCACGGTCACCGCCTGGGTCTCCCACGCCCAGGCGTCGGCGCCGGGTCCGGTGTCCTTCGCGGTCCGCAGCCGCTCGGCGGCCTGGCGCCAGAGCCGCAGTCCGGTGTCGACGTCGCCACGGGCCAGCAGGATCTCCGCGCGGGCGCCGACGTCCACCATGGACGCTCCTGCGGCTTCGGTCCCGCCGGTCAGCATCGCCTGTTCCAGCCACTGCTCGGCTTCGTCGACCGCGCCGGCCTGCAGCGCGGCCAGGACCAGCGCGCCCCGGATCCGCACGGCACCGGTCCAGGTGCCCGTCTCGTCGAGCGCCGCGAGCACGGTCAAGAGCGCGCGGCGCGCGTCCGCTCCGCGTTCGAGCTGCAGGCAGAGCTCGCCGACCCGCGCGAGCGCGACGCCGCGCAGCCAGGGCTC
This genomic window from Amycolatopsis mongoliensis contains:
- a CDS encoding ATP-binding cassette domain-containing protein, coding for MTTPAIAASGLRKTFGDHVVLDDVDLAVAEGTIFALLGPNGAGKTTAVRILSTLIRADGGSAAVAGHDVAAEPDGVRAAIGVTGQFSAVDNLLTGEENLLLMADLHHLGRADGRRKTAELLERFDLVDSARKLVSTYSGGMRRRLDLAMTLTGQPRVLFLDEPTAGLDPRSRHTMWRIIRDLVAGGVTVFLTTQYLEEADELADRVAVLDHGRVVAEGTPEELKRRVPGGHVRLQFADVADLGAAARALGEGTPDESTLTLQVPGDGGIGSLRALLDRLDGAAVEVGSLSVHTPDLDDVFFALTTRKDAVR
- a CDS encoding ABC transporter permease, whose product is MSTLALTARDSATMLRRNLRHLRRYPGMMIMSLGMPVLLLLLFVGVFGGAMQAGVGSGQYIDYVVSGILLMTVGYGASMTALSVNRDMTEGIISRFRTMAIARVSVLTGHVLGAVLRTVVSAALVVLVALLFGFRPAAGAGGWFAAFGVVVLLALALTWLAVAVGLLAKNAEGANLFILVVQVLPFVSSAFVPPDSMSGAVRWFARHEPFTPVIDTLRGALLGTPVGDSGWIAVAWCAGFAVAGYVWARALFRRDPAA